A section of the Anabaena cylindrica PCC 7122 genome encodes:
- a CDS encoding filamentous hemagglutinin N-terminal domain-containing protein — protein MRVKPFLLMLTTGLLTPGIMLTAIFLWSLGAMAKPTVGIAKPTVGIAQVTSDGTTKTTVNIVGNDFTILNGMEKGHNLFHSFSNFSVPTGGSAKFDLTNTPNITTIFSRVTGGNISHIDGLIQTLNSNNPASLFLINPNGIVFGPSAKLDISGSFVGTTANSIKFADGFAFNATDATTPPLLTMSAPIGLQLGANAGTIRTQGTPALNFLFRASQIFKAQTVALVGSEIDINQTGLANADGRVELWALQNAEVGLNNQAGLQLTSPTSADWGTITLRQSSLIDTSGINGGAINIRGRGLTLQEGSGISSATGAFGQGQGITVKTTEFIDLLGVSAPENYDTPGLFTSVFGTGARAGDITIETERLRIANGAWLQSTNNGFTFTFTPINDASTGNITVHAKDVEVNGYNPFGIPFNGISIFRPSSITTLVSGGNRNNSGSITIEADRVRLLNGGHISTDLLGFNFPGFESITTGKSGDISIKSAESLEIKGATPNNFTSAVISSIQLFADGQGGNITIDTGYLQLADGGTVSSALSGAGKAGNIEIYAQDVEVSDPVFDSINNGVSGITVAVADSAVGQGGNITLESDRLRVFNGGQITSSSLGQGAAGNINLQVKNIDVEGISQTIVNGRQLPSAIAASSATSFAAGSINIKQSDTISVRNGAEITVSNTGTGDAGDLNISADKIFLDNGASLRSEVNGGSLGDIELQANDVLLLRHGSNITTNASGTSTGGNIDINAGFIIALADENSDIVANAVLGSGGNIQIATQGIFGLEFRPQITAKSDITASSQFGLSGTVQVNTVGLDPSSGLVELPENVTDPSQQIATGCSHNTGSSFVATGRGGIPQNPNQEIRSNIYDGLHLNTWSDIRDISAYRGESAVAAQIPPSPKTLISATSWHRNAQGKIELLADKSLIQVQQPLTCVAIPKSS, from the coding sequence ATGAGAGTTAAACCCTTTCTATTGATGTTAACAACTGGGTTATTAACTCCAGGAATCATGCTCACAGCAATATTTCTTTGGAGTCTCGGTGCGATGGCGAAGCCGACCGTAGGTATCGCAAAGCCGACGGTAGGTATCGCTCAGGTCACATCTGATGGTACTACTAAAACCACTGTTAACATAGTGGGTAATGATTTTACCATTCTTAATGGTATGGAAAAAGGTCATAACTTATTCCACAGCTTCAGTAATTTTTCAGTGCCTACAGGTGGTTCAGCAAAATTTGATTTAACCAATACGCCCAATATTACAACTATATTTAGTCGGGTAACAGGTGGAAATATTTCTCATATTGATGGCTTGATTCAAACTCTCAACAGTAATAATCCTGCCAGTTTATTTTTGATCAATCCCAATGGAATTGTATTTGGGCCAAGTGCCAAGTTGGATATCAGCGGGTCATTTGTGGGTACAACGGCCAATAGTATCAAATTTGCGGATGGGTTCGCATTTAATGCCACCGATGCCACAACACCCCCTTTATTAACTATGAGCGCACCCATTGGGCTGCAACTTGGAGCCAATGCCGGAACAATTCGCACCCAAGGAACACCAGCACTTAACTTCTTGTTTCGTGCTTCACAAATATTCAAGGCTCAAACAGTGGCATTGGTGGGTAGTGAAATCGACATCAATCAGACCGGCCTTGCCAATGCAGATGGAAGAGTTGAATTATGGGCATTGCAGAATGCTGAAGTTGGGTTGAATAATCAAGCCGGATTGCAACTAACTAGCCCCACTTCTGCTGACTGGGGAACAATTACGCTCAGACAATCCTCGCTGATTGATACTAGTGGGATAAATGGTGGAGCAATTAACATCCGGGGGCGCGGTTTGACACTTCAGGAGGGTTCAGGAATTTCTTCTGCTACAGGAGCATTTGGACAAGGACAAGGTATCACCGTCAAAACCACGGAATTTATAGATTTGTTGGGAGTCTCTGCCCCAGAGAATTATGACACCCCTGGATTATTCACTAGTGTATTTGGAACTGGGGCCAGGGCAGGAGACATTACAATTGAGACTGAACGTTTACGGATTGCAAATGGCGCTTGGTTGCAGTCCACCAACAATGGCTTTACCTTCACTTTTACCCCAATCAACGATGCTAGTACCGGAAATATTACCGTTCATGCCAAAGATGTGGAAGTGAACGGATACAACCCATTTGGCATTCCTTTCAATGGTATTTCTATTTTTAGACCTAGCTCTATTACTACTTTGGTAAGTGGTGGCAACAGAAATAATAGCGGCAGTATCACCATTGAAGCAGATCGAGTTCGTTTGCTTAATGGAGGTCACATTAGTACTGATTTACTCGGCTTCAACTTTCCTGGTTTTGAGTCTATCACCACTGGTAAGTCTGGGGACATCTCAATCAAATCTGCTGAAAGTCTCGAAATTAAAGGAGCTACACCTAATAACTTTACTAGTGCTGTAATCAGCTCGATTCAACTTTTTGCAGATGGTCAAGGTGGCAACATCACTATTGATACTGGATATTTGCAACTAGCAGACGGCGGGACGGTCTCTAGTGCGCTATCAGGTGCTGGCAAGGCTGGAAATATAGAGATTTATGCCCAGGATGTAGAGGTCAGTGACCCAGTATTCGATAGTATTAATAATGGAGTCAGTGGCATTACCGTTGCTGTGGCTGATAGTGCCGTCGGACAAGGAGGAAATATTACCCTGGAGAGCGATCGCTTGCGGGTATTCAATGGTGGACAAATCACTTCATCAAGTTTGGGTCAAGGAGCAGCGGGGAATATTAACCTGCAAGTTAAAAATATTGATGTAGAAGGAATTTCCCAAACCATAGTTAATGGTCGTCAACTGCCCAGTGCGATCGCTGCATCTTCTGCTACTAGTTTTGCTGCGGGGTCTATCAATATTAAACAATCTGACACTATAAGCGTTCGCAATGGTGCAGAAATTACTGTTAGTAATACTGGAACTGGAGACGCGGGAGATCTCAATATTAGCGCTGACAAGATTTTCCTCGATAATGGCGCAAGTCTGCGTTCTGAAGTGAATGGAGGTAGTCTGGGTGATATTGAGTTGCAAGCAAATGATGTTCTACTGCTACGACATGGCAGCAATATTACCACCAATGCTAGTGGTACCTCAACAGGGGGAAATATTGACATTAATGCCGGATTTATTATTGCCCTTGCTGATGAAAATAGTGATATTGTTGCCAACGCGGTACTAGGAAGTGGTGGAAATATCCAGATTGCCACTCAAGGTATCTTTGGCTTAGAATTTCGTCCCCAAATCACAGCAAAAAGTGATATTACTGCCAGTTCGCAATTTGGACTCAGTGGCACTGTTCAAGTTAATACTGTCGGGCTTGACCCCAGTTCGGGTTTAGTGGAATTACCAGAGAATGTTACAGACCCATCCCAACAAATAGCTACAGGTTGTTCTCATAATACTGGTAGTAGTTTTGTGGCAACGGGAAGGGGTGGAATACCGCAAAATCCCAATCAAGAAATCAGGAGCAATATCTACGACGGGCTACACCTAAACACTTGGTCTGATATCCGCGACATCTCTGCATATCGTGGAGAGAGCGCAGTTGCAGCCCAAATACCCCCATCTCCAAAAACTTTGATTTCAGCTACTTCTTGGCATCGTAATGCCCAAGGCAAAATAGAATTACTAGCCGATAAATCTCTTATTCAAGTCCAACAACCATTAACCTGTGTTGCTATTCCTAAAAGTTCATGA